In a genomic window of Equus caballus isolate H_3958 breed thoroughbred chromosome 9, TB-T2T, whole genome shotgun sequence:
- the FZD6 gene encoding frizzled-6 → MEMFPFLLTCIFLPLIRGHSLFTCEPITVPRCMKMAYNMTFFPNLMGHYDQSTAAVEMELFLPLANLECSPNVETFLCKAFVPTCTEQIHVVPPCRKFCEKVYSDCKKLIDTFGIQWPEELECDRLQYCDETVPVTFDPHSEFLNPQKKTEQVQRDIGFWCPRHLKTSGGQGYKFLGIDQCAPPCPNMYFKSDELEFAKSFIGIVSIFCLCATLFTFLTFLIDVKRFRYPERPIIYYSVCYSIVSLMYFIGFLLGNSTACNKADEKLELGDTVVLGSQNKACTVLFMFLYFFTMAGTVWWVILTITWFLAAGRKWSCEAIEQKAVWFHAVAWGIPGFLTVMLLAMNKVEGDNISGVCFVGLYDLDASRYFVLLPLCLCVFVGLSLLLAGIISLNHVRQVIQHDGRNQEKLKKFMIRIGVFSGLYLVPLVTLLGCYVYEQVNRITWEITWVSDHCRQYHIPCPYQAKTETRPELALFMIKYLMTLIVGISAVFWVGSKKTCTEWAGFFKRNRKKDPISESRRVLQESCEFFLKHNSKVKHKKKHYKPSSHKLKVISKSMGTSTGATANHGTSAVAITNHDFLGQDTLTEIQTSPEMSVREVRADGASTPKSREQDCGEPASPAASTSKLCGEQADRKGRAGLANDKSSVSESARSEGRLTPKSDVTETGPVQSSNLQVPSSPERSSLKGSTSLLVHSASGVRKEQGAGSHSDA, encoded by the exons ctttttcttcctcttgcaaATCTGGAATGTTCGCCAAATGTTGAAACTTTCCTTTGCAAAGCTTTTGTACCAACCTGCACAGAGCAAATTCATGTGGTTCCACCATGTCGTAAATTTTGTGAGAAAGTATATTCTGATTGCAAAAAATTAATTGACACTTTTGGGATCCAATGGCCTGAGGAACTTGAATGTGACag ATTACAATACTGTGATGAAACTGTTCCTGTAACTTTTGATCCACACTCAGAATTTCTTAAtcctcagaagaaaacagaacaagtCCAAAGAGACATTGGATTTTGGTGTCCAAGGCATCTTAAGACTTCTGGAGGACAAGGATATAAGTTTCTGGGAATTGACCAGTGTGCACCTCCATGCCCcaacatgtattttaaaagtgACGAGCTAGAGTTTGCAAAAAGTTTTATTGGCATAGTTTCAATATTTTGCCTTTGTGCAACTCTGTTCACATTCCTTACTTTTTTAATTGATGTTAAAAGATTCAGATACCCAGAAAGACCAATTATATATTACTCTGTCTGTTACAGCATTGTATCTCTTATGTATTTTATTGGATTCTTGCTAGGCAATAGCACAGCCTGCAATAAGGCAGATGAGAAGCTAGAACTTGGTGACACAGTTGTTCTAGGCTCTCAAAATAAGGCTTGCActgttttgtttatgtttttgtattttttcacaaTGGCTGGCACTGTGTGGTGGGTGATTCTTACCATTACCTGGTTCTTAGCTGCAGGAAGAAAATGGAGTTGTGAAGCCATTGAACAAAAAGCAGTTTGGTTTCATGCTGTTGCGTGGGGAATACCAGGTTTTCTGACTGTTATGCTTCTTGCTATGAACAAAGTGGAAGGAGACAACATTAGTGGAGTTTGCTTTGTCGGCCTTTATGACCTGGATGCTTCTCGCTACTTTGTCCTCTTGCCACTGTGCCTTTGTGTGTTTGTCGGGCTGTCTCTTCTTTTAGCTGGCATTATTTCCTTAAATCATGTTCGACAAGTCATACAACATGATGGCCGGAACCaagagaaactgaagaaatttATGATTCGAATTGGAGTCTTTAGTGGCCTATACCTTGTGCCATTAGTGACACTTCTTGGATGCTATGTCTATGAGCAAGTGAACAGGATTACCTGGGAGATAACTTGGGTCTCTGACCATTGTCGTCAGTACCATATCCCATGTCCTTATCAG GCAAAAACAGAAACTCGACCAGAATTGGctttatttatgataaaatatcTGATGACGTTAATTGTTGGCATCTCTGCTGTCTTCTGGGTTGGAAGCAAAAAGACGTGCACAGAATGGGCTGGGTTTTTTAAACGAAATCGCAAGAAAGA TCCAATCAGTGAAAGTCGAAGAGTTCTACAGGAGTCATGTGAGTTCTTCTTAAAGCACAATTCTAAAGTTAAACACAAAAAGAAGCACTACAAACCAAGTTCACATAAGCTGAAGGTCATTTCCAAATCCATGGGAACCAGTACAGGAGCTACAGCAAATCATGGCACCTCCGCGGTAGCAATCACTAACCATGATTTCTTAGGACAAGACACTTTGACAGAAATCCAAACCTCACCAGAAATGTCAGTGAGAGAGGTGAGAGCAGATGGAGCGAGCACCCCCAAATCAAGAGAACAGGACTGTGGGGAACCGGCCTCCCCAGCAGCATCCACCTCCAAACTCTGTGGGGAGCAGGCTGACAGGAAAGGCCGGGCAGGGCTCGCGAACGATAAGAGCAGTGTGTCTGAGAGCGCTCGGAGTGAAGGAAG GCTAACTCCGAAAAGTGATGTTACGGAGACTGGCCCGGTGCAGAGCAGCAACCTGCAGGTCCCCAGTTCTCCAGAGCGAAGCAGCCTGAAAGGCTCCACATCACTGCTCGTTCACTCTGCTTCAGGAGTTAGAAAAGAACAGGGTGCTGGCAGTCACTCGGACGCTTGA